The following DNA comes from Erigeron canadensis isolate Cc75 chromosome 3, C_canadensis_v1, whole genome shotgun sequence.
ataaaaaatcgAAATAAAATTAATCAGAGTCGTCGTCGGTGCTAACAAAATCTCGAAGATCGGCGAAAGGATCGGCTGGAGGCTCGAAGTCATGTGGTGTGTTCGCCCAAAGATGGTCAACCAAATCTGCCGTTAGCATGTTGTGGGTTTCACGGTTTTTTACGGCATGCAGATTTTGGATCCGAACTTCCATTGGAGTTAGGTGCCTCCAATAATCTGGATTTAGGCTCGGTTCTTGGGCATTGTAGTCTTGGCATACGGCCTTGTTTTCGTCCTCCAGgatcatgttatgtaaaatGATACAAGCGTAACAAACATCTTGGATAGCTTGTGTGTCCCAATAGAGTGCCGGATGTTTCAAAACTTTCCATCGTTTTTTAAGCACACCGAAAGCCCACTCAATACCCTTTCGTGCGGActcttgttttttcttaaaatgccTTCTTTTTTCATCAATCGGGTCTGAAAAGGTCTTCACGAATGTAGCATATTCGGGGTAGATGCCATCGGCCAAATAGTACCCCTTCTCGTAATGGTTTCCGTTTGCCCAAAATGAGGCTGcaaataaaaatcaaacattaaaaaataagcataactaattaagcatttatAATTAAACATTACCAATTAAACACCTACCACTGGGTGCCGATCCGTTTATAATTTCCTCTAGAATCGGCGATGCTTCGAACACATTGATATCATTGTGCGAACCTTGCATTCCAAAGTACGCATTCCAAATCCAGAGATCGTTCGATGCCACAGCCTCGAGTATCAATGACGGTCTACCCACATGACCGCTTGTGTAAGTACCTCGCCACGCCGCCAGACACATCTCCCATggccaatgcatacaatcaatACTACAAATCATACCGGGAAAACCAAGAAGTTGTTCATGAACATCGTATATACGCTGCAGATCGGTCGGAGTAGGTCTCTGTAGGTACGTAGTCCCATAAATTTCCCGTATACCTTTTAATgccaaatgtatatatatatatataagcttatatatgtataaatacattgtatataaaattaagtatatataagtatagaaTCATGTTATGTAAGAAAATTATTACCGATACAAAATGCTTCCCTTGATGTTCGCTCAGACATCTGCAAGTACTCGTCAAGAAAATCAATATTCACGTCGTATGTCAATTGACAAATTGCAGATGTACACTTTTGAACCCCGGCGAACCTTTTTCTCCCAGCACGGTCATATCTCGTCTGAAAATATGGGTACCTAGCCTCCAAATCACCAACTATCCGctgaaataaattttttgtcatacaaaacctttttctgaAAAGTCTCGCGTTGTATCGCGGATCATCATCAAAGTAGTCACGCATCAAATGCGTGTGTGCTTCAATACATCACGGTCAACTGGTACTCTTCGATGAACGATTGGGGCAGGTTGGTCAGCAATCTACCGTCTAACTAATTCAGCTGCTCGAATAATCACATTATGGACACGCTCATCGTAATCGTCGATAGTATCTCCAGATGAAGATCTAGATGAATCATCGGAATCCATATAGTgattttataagaaaatatgtgtatttattttgttgaaagaaattttgaagaaaggatgaaaatagatagatagatatgtgGGTATATatgtgaatgtatatatataaggtgaaatgggaaaaaaaaattaaaaaaaaaaaaacaaagactaGTGGGCAATGGCTACCTGGCCACAAAACTCCAAAAAATTAAGTCCCATCCGACACGTTATAAAAGCAATTGGGCACGGTTTCAAACAAAGGGGAACGCCCCCCGGGGCCGAGAGGAGGCGTTCCGGGGGCGTTCCGAGGCATTCCGAACAGTTTCCAAGGCAAGGAACGGGCTACTCCTTCTAGTCTGAGGGATCAGGACGGCAGGAAGCTAAAACGAGATTGTGGGTGGAAGTCTAGTAggattttataattttcttactttttaaaatataaatatattttgacaTGATCCACGTGTCATTGACTATAATAATTACAATTCATACATTTCACATTTCAAACCTTCCAGAGCATCTATAATGAATTTTGTTCAATGGTAAAGAACCAACAACGATTTTAATAAATAGAAGTCGTACGGATAATAAGATATTCTAATCACCTGTACCTTCACCCCACCTTGTCCATATCATCCACACCGTCCAACTACCTTTTAACAAAAAACGACATCTTTTATATCAATCAAAATCCACTTATCTACTTACACGTGTCAACCACGAATACGAGTTTGTCACACTATATCAAATTTCACATTTACTTTATCAACATTTATAAATAGATCAAATAACTTGTTATATGTATATCCTCCAACCTCTAAAAGTTTCTATTTATAAGTTAAAAGGATACACATATACAAATTGAGAGAAAGAGAGATCAGAGTGAGGATCGGATTTATAGAAGGCGAATGATCGAAAGGCCGGGGAGAGTGATATATCTCTCTTTTCCGGCAACGAATGAAGAGGAGAGTCACCGTAAAGAGGTTCATATCATCGTTGTCGGATAATACAAACATGATGTCAAAAGGAAGAATTGGAAAGAGATTGATCAAGTATGAGGAATTACCGGAGTATTTGAAAGATAATGAGTATATATTGGATTATTATCGGTGTGAATGGCCATTGAAGGATGTGATTTGTAGTGTATTCTCTTGGCACAATGAGACCCTTAATATTTGGACGTAAGTATTAATTTTGAtatacccatatatatattgattcctTTTTGTAAtgcaaaaattacaaatttatattcatattaatGTTGTTGATAATTATTTGTTTGTGATGAAGGCATTTGGTAGGTTTCTTCATATTTGTGTCCTTGACAATTTGGAGCTCCTTGAGTAAGGAAAACGTGGAATTGTTGATCGTGAGCTTATTCGCGAGGTTGGTTGGTTCGTCAAGTTAATAACAATCGACTACTTTCATACATGTCTTGATTTGATTATTATGCAACGTAcgttttttggttcggttttcaaAAGATAAATAGTTTGTCGATTAGCATATGAAAATTATTTGATATACTAatcaaaacattaattatttatctttttatactatgtgttcaatatattaattatttgcTATAAAAGGTCAGCATTACGAGTATTAGATTAATTAGCTTCATGCAAGTCGATTCTTCAATAGATGAGAGAAATTAGTTATGTCACATAATCGAAACACTTGCGAAAATGGGTGTCCTAACTACTACATCGGAGTATTAACTCGTTTATttatcatattcatatttacTAAAATTTAAATACTAGCTCGTAGTACAATATTATGTTTTTGCTTGTTAATTGATCGATAACTTTTAtgtgaaatttaaaaatatatatatatttgcagaAGTTACGGTTTTCAAGAACCGATCATGACGAAAGCTAATGGCTCCCTGGTTTCTATGTTAATGCAGGTAAGttttacttaattattttttacacAAAGCTTTTTTTacgttacaaaataattatgcaTCAGACAACTATAATATTTATGTCATCTATAGAAATATATGCCAAAACAAATTGCGTAaacatcttttttctttattagtaTATCTATCTCAAGCTTCgtaaaattaaatctatatgAATATATTGTTATTAGAAAAATATTACTAGTATATAGCTAGTGCTTTGTATTCTCGAATAATTAATCATCAATTTAAATATCACTCACTTCAGTAGCTACATTACATACGATACCCTATTTCTTACGTActattaaacaaataataatgagTTGAAGCTAGCTAGATTGTTAAATTAACAAGTTCTTTTTACTTGTATCTTaagaaaagatttaaatatttgtttggGTAAGATTCAAGTTTTAATTCATCTTAATTATTTATCgtaaaaactaaataaagcATAGATTGCCGATCGATGAATATGAGATACGAAAGGTTGGATTGTACGTTCACTAAAGTACTTGCTTTCGTTTCCtatttagtattttaatttaacaacGCTTACGAACTAGCAAAACGTTAtagaaatacataaaataaaaatacgtGTACATTAGAAGAATTTAGGGTAGACGACATTGGGTATTCAGCTTTGCTCAacctaattaaattaataaacctACTAAAAAAGACCGAACAATAAAAGCATGAAACATATCAAATTGATATTGCCATAAAAAGTTGAACATGGTATATAACatctcaaaagaaaaataaacctgaacataaaaaaaaaatattgcaaATCCACAAAGTCATATGACGACATATCAAAACCATTAagcaatatataaaatattgaagAGTGTATTATTGTTGCATCATATTTACAAGTTTGAGgaaaatgtgtaaaaggttaaaagttcaaaaaaaaaaaatagttctaTTCGCTTCTCGATCTATTTCTATATAATTTGCTtcataattatttgtttttaccAAAAATAAAGTGTCGTCATTCAAATCGTTGTTAGGTAATTAGTTAGGTGATGACAGTAGCTCATGCTCTTTCAATGTGATATGTTATAACtttgataaataaatttaaatttggttCATAGCTTTTCTTAATGTTGCTATAATATTGAACGATGTAGTTTGGTAAAAGTTAGACCAACAAGCCAACAATTTCTctaaataacttttcaatataatatttgtgttttaGGTTAATTAACACAACTCCATCATTTGAAAGTTTCAAACTTGTTATTAATATCTCTAAAATAGATACAAGCGTAACAACGAAGGACATGAGGGTCAAgtgttttatgaaaaatgattaatcaacctaatgcATATGCccaaaaatcaatctaaaactttaaacatttaatatgtggatttcactaattctctttcataATTTTGTccttaattttttcacatgtcatcatcttactattagacatatttttaggcataccaattaggttgatttatcattagcTGTGTTTTATTTCCTCATATATCTTATATacaaaattgtatatatataaacacattgagtattaaaataataattattagacCGTGTATATTTGAGGAAAAAGACTCTTCATTCctgtataaacattttttttttttcacttactATATACAATTAAGCGAATGAAAACTCCAATGAAAGAATATCTATGAACGAGAACATTTTGGTTTAGACAAATGAGATGATGAAAGATATGGGTTGAAGTATAGTTATTTTTGGTTTAGAcaaatatgatatgatgtgtaAAAGAAAAAGGGCTGGAAAGGAAGAGAATTTTGGGTTTGATGGTCCATGACACGTGATTCTGTTTTTGAAAGAAACATACACCTGACacatatttcaaattttgaatttttttttttctttttacgaATAATCAGCATAACTTGTAAGattaaatacattattttatgtacaaataatttGCCAGTTGAACATATTGCGAAGGCTCAGCTTTTAACCAAGGGCTCAGCAAGCTAAAACTTTTTACATGTCACAGATGGTTAAGTGTTATCTGTAAAATCGTAAAAGTAATAACATTCAAGTTTATATTAACCTACTTTACAACAAGAAAAGAGGGACCAAATATGCGAAACATGGTAATGGTATTAATCTGAAATAACAAAATGGAATAAGATATCTTAATGCTTCGAATttaaagttttgaaattctttgcTTTATGCCATACCCGTAAATCGAGGTTTTTTGTAATTTGATTAAACCTTgagatataataaataatagatTATAGACCCGtgttttacaatatatatatatatatatatatatatatcttaaccTTGATTACACAATTAATCGAATTCTTATTAAtgtcttataaaaaaaaatatttttgtttgccATGGTTCATATGAACAATAATGTAGAAGTTGGTTTGTGAGTATTTAATGATTTCATTTGTTGCGATATTATCTATAGGGTTTggtttatataagaaaattttgTATCCTAAATACAGTTTGATTTCAATTTActaaataacaacaataattatcttaattatagtccgattacaattgttaacttttagctatattttgttattagataaaCATAAtgtaataaagtattaattatttttaaattgggttaagtgtaaattggtgatgaaaaattaaaaagtataaattaattatttttaatttatttatttaataaaagtcaagaaaaattaaaatttaaaatttaaaaaaattgaaaagtgtgattggttaataagttattacagAAACAgtcttttaatataatatatgaaatgatgattgGATTTTCAAGATGAGTTTTATCAAATTAGGCCTTTAGACGatggttttttttaaataaactaaCTTTGACTACCTAACACTAACAACACTGATATATGAGATGTCTTTTGTCATTGGCTTAGCCAACAACGATAAAGGTTAATAACTTGATCTTTTTAAAGTCGATGCTAGAGAGCGTACTAAAGACTAACCCCACGCAAACCCCGAATATTTGACTATTAATCTTGTTGTATGCTAAAAAAAGCATTggaatttaataatttattattttattagttatatgtACTTCTCGCATCAAAATCTGATTCTTtttttagtgattaaatgaatatttgtatatatattaagtaaaagttAGGTAACTGAcggttattttatttataaaattaaaaacgaaacataaaattttacttagttattaataatttaactaCTAAGTTcattaaagtataaaaaaaaaggggatCTTAACTGTTATACTCTGGATTAGGTTGAACAAATAATATAGCTTTATTCCACTAACCGTTACCACATAATATTGTTGTCGCACTATGAATATTAGCTTTCATTATGGCACCAAAGGCTACACTCAATATGCTAAATATAATATGGCCTTTTAGTATCTTTATTCGACTCTATGAAGAAAAAATGACTCTAGGTAAGATCTAGATTCCAAAAACTAGTctttatatcattatttatagtttaattaGTATTATCATcgacaataaaaataaaaaagtatacataGAAGAGAAATCCTCGTTGGTTCACTTTATCAATGATGAGTGTGTACCATCATATAATGTCAAATTCATTGATCTTGTGGTGTAAATAAATCCTTCAATTCTGTTTTATAGAATAAAATTATCAAATATATTAGAGTTGGTACCCAAAGGATACACGGGGTTAAGTGATTTTCTGGCGATccaaacattttataaaaataactttgcATCAATAAATGtcaatgaaataaataaaaattaatagaCATGTAAAGAATGCGACTTAATTAAGGTGATTCTCTAACTTACAACAACCAACCATCACTTTGTCTTGAAAGTATAGATTTGGGTTACATAATTCACGTTCACATTATATTAAGAGGCAAGAAAATGAAATGTCAAATCAAGATATCTTATCCAACATATATGAAGACAAAAGAGACTTTAACAATCTgaacatatataaacatctaAACACCTTACGCATGAATTTAATAGGCAAATATTAAACATGAAATCTTTGGTCCAACTAACTCGGCAAAACTTTCCGTGCAGCTAACTATACATGTGGAGGAGATGCGTTTAGTTAGGCCAAAACTCGGGGCTTTTTGCATAGTCTCGAAAATATGTTTGATTAATTTGTTGGGACGTAACACATAAGTATAAAATCTTTGTACCCTAATATCAATCTGgtttttacaaaataattatcttTGACACACAACTCTTATAAATAACGTTTATGTATGCCCTAACGAAATATTATATGGGCATGGCCCAAAAAATATAGGGgtaccaatttatatacttgcatGTATATGTAAGGTCCATATATGTTGAAGCCCAATAATAATAGTGGATGTCGACTCACgtttttaaagtttatagaAAGAGGCAAAGAGCTGACATATGTTTTACGAGTAattcataaatatattgttatgtaCTTACTCAGTATTAggtaaacatataaataaaaacataagctTTAATCAGTTAATCGGTGCTTCTTTAAGAATAACCTAACCGGTTTGTATTTTCCGTCACACGTAAGTGTTTAGAGGGGCCCGTTTATATCGaccttaaaatacttttttaCTAAAACATGGGTAAATGGTGAACATGTGCGAAGAAGAACATGAATAGTTCAAATCTCCACATTTATGGACATAACACTAGATGTAAGTTTCTATTAAGCAGGTTTTTACCTGTTGAATATTGTCAATATGACATTTTTAATCTGTTAACATATAATAGGAgggttatacatatatatagtaagtCGAGATCATATAATTTacgaaaacaaataaaaagctCTCTAAAAAAATCTTATGATTAAGGGATTATAGGTGTTATATGGTGTGCCTTTGCTTATGATGTTCTGtattataatcatataaaacaaaatgtcatGATTTTTTGCAGGAAACCATTGTAGGAGAATTTCTTAAGCCATCAATCATACTAATCAACAACTCAGTTCCCAAATGGCCATGGTTTGTGTTCTTAACAGGAGCCATGGGCTGTTTAATCTGCAGCTCAATTTCGCACCTATTTGCTTGTCACTCCAAAACCTTCAACCTTTTCTTCTGGCGCCTCGACTATGCAGGAATCTCCCTCATGATCGTCACCTCATTCTTTGCTCCTATTTTTTACGCTTTCAACTGCCACCCATTCTCTCGTATCTTCTACCTGTCCGCCATCACCACCATAGGCTTTCTAGCCATCTTCACTCTCCTCTCTCCAGCACTTTCTGATCCTTGCTACCGATCCTTTCGTGCCACTCTTTTCCTTGCCATGGGCTTCTCTGGTGTCATTCCAGCAACCCATGCTGTCTACCTTCATTGGGAAGACCCCAAAATACTTGTGGCTCTTGTCTATGAGGTCATCATGGCTGTTTTTTACTCTATTGGTGCTATGTTTTATGTTAAAAGAATACCAGAGAGATGGAAACCTGGAGCTTTTGATATTGCTGGACATAGTCATCAGATCTTTCATGTTTTTGTCGTGGGTGGTGCTCTTGCACACGCTGCTGCAACGCTCGTGATTATGAACTTGAGGCAAACTTCACCCTCACTATGTGTCGGAGGAGCAACTTGGATGTGAAACACAATAGTTGTTTCATTTCCTGTGTTTGGAATTGCATTTGTAACTTGTATGCTATTTGATAGATATGATATGACAGATTAGGAAAAACAAATTTGATGATTTGTAACTCGTGGTAACTACCACTTTGGAGTATAACATATTGAAATCAACATATGTTGTACCATTGTATGTGATTATTTATTCCTACTAAATCAGTATTTTGTATTGTTGCAGGAAAAACAGCAAATAGAACATTTACAGAAAACAGAGAAAAATAACCCATTCTGGTCCTACAAACCAATTGAAGTATCAATGAGGCAATTAAAAGAAACTTTTATTTAGCAGAACTTAGAAGTATTGTTAAAAGAAACACAAAGCAATTATTAATTTCATTGCAGGTCTTATCGTCAAATTACAAAAAATCTAGCAAAAATTGAAATACTGAGAAGAAAACTAATGGAACAATAGTCTTTTGAATTGACATCTTCATACCGTTTTCTAGCATTTTTCGCTCAAGTTTGTTAGCATACAGCAAGTGAAAGGGAAAATCCTGTTTTTGAGCCTCTGATGATGTATCACATAATAGATGCACAGCTTCCAAGCAATCTATgaaccattttaaaaaaatttattgacATGCTAGTgtttaacttttaacaatttACACCGCACCATCAACAACCTCTGCTTTGGTATCCTTTTCTTCCAAAACTATAATCTTCTCAGCGATGTTTTTGTCATTTCTAGTTTTAGTATCCTTTTTGTCATTTGCAGACTGAATTTCTTCAGCAGGTTGCTCAACATTCTCCAAAACTGTTTCATTGCATGGAGTTTGAGTAGCAACGTCCTGAGTAAGAGGTGATGGAGAATCAATTGAGGCTGGTGAGTCAACGGGAGATGCATGGTACCCATTTTGACCAGCTGGAAACCCATTTGTGGGAACTGGGTAACCGTTGGGACCAATAGGGTACCCATTTGACGTCACCATATAACCATTAGGAGCAACTGCATACCCATTGGGCACCCATGGTTGGCCTGGAACGAACTCAGCTGCATGTGGGTTCATGACAACTGGATAACTTAAAAGACCCATATCTACAACAAGCTCACCACCACTATGGAATGTAGGCTTGTTCTGATGGACTCGGTTCACAGATCGATTATACCCGGCTGCAAGACGTGGACCATATGGGACCCTGGCTGTTGCAGATTGATGTGGATTTCTACGAACCGGGTTGACAGTTACACCCGTAGGTATGTTTACTGGGGGCGGTACCACATTATCTATCATTGACATTGAAACTGAACCAAAAACCGGTATGTTGGATGGATTAAATGGTGGAGCTTCAGCAGATAATTTCTTTTTCAGCTCTTTCGCACTTTCAGAGCTTTGAACTTCACCATCCCCGTCATGAAGTGTTTTTTTATCTTCATCTGTCACCATTTCTTGAACAAACACAACACTTTCAGCTGAATCTTCCGTGATTTCTGAAATTTCATCATTCGCACTTATGGACGATTCAAGATTCGCACCACTTTCTTTTTCTATTACTATTTTGACTTCTGGTTTCTCCTTCTGTTCACCAATCGCTGTCTGGGGTTCATCTGACAACCGaacttcatctttttctttatgttttcctGTTGAAATCTGATTTATGGTCAGTGGAGAACTTTCTCTAGGCAATTGTCCAACCACAGCCTTGACAATGCTACCAGGTGCAGCTAATGCAACTTCCTTATATTGAAAAAGTTTTCCGGCTTCCTTAACGCTTATTGAACTTATTACTGGAGAACGCTTCATGGTCTGATCATTTAAGGCCGTTCTTGTAACTACTTTTTTAGTAACAGCAGGAGAAAGACTTGCAGAAGCAGCAGACTCACTTAGATTTGATTTGGGAGAAGTGAAAGTAGTGTGTTTTGCTCGGTACGTTGATAACTGAGAAACGTTCATAAATTTTGTGTGTAATTTTGCCAGATCTGTTCTCCttgaagttgaagatttacgaCCTGCTTTAGAGAAAGCTTCTTGCCATCCTTCAGAGTTGTAAGACTCTGGTAGGTCCCCATTTTGTTCCCTTTGGATCGGTTCAGGTTGAATTAAGTTGGTTTTTTTATGCACCAGGTCTGAATTTTGGGATTCAGATTTGTTTTCTTTATCACTAGAATTCTTTCTAGTATGCTGGATTGGTGATAAAACCTCATCCTTTTGAGGTTCATTGATCAATGGTTCATCACTCTGTCCTGCTTTTCCTTTAATCTGGATAATTGGGGACATCGAATTGCAATTTTAGAACACATAATGAATATTTGCATGACTCATGAGAtggtaaaagacaaaaaagcTTACAAGTTTTGCACGTGCTTGTTTTCTTTGGAAATCTCTTGCTTTCAAATCAGCATCTGGGGCTATATAATCCAATAAGTCTGACACACTGATCCAAGGTTGTAAAAAGAATGTCATCATGGTATAAATAAAGCCTCCTGATTGAGGCCACATTTTACTTTGAATGTCCATTGAGATACTACTCTTTAACCCATTAAATTGCATTATTTGATAAACAACAAAtgattttgtaaaattttttataCATCTAATACCCTCAAATTACAACATAAGAGAATCTGATTAGTTAAATTCATTGGAACCAAAGCCTCATGACAGTAGACAAATTGGTAACAGACAACCCAAAGTGGAAAGTTCTGCAGTGTTAATGGGACGCGGGAGTCATTTATAACTTAGAAAATGAGATTAGTTTCACTTTCGATGTAAACACTTGATTGCAACATTTAATGATGGGGCAAGTATTATAACTGATGCATATTGACCAAAAAGACCAGAGATTTGAAATT
Coding sequences within:
- the LOC122593580 gene encoding heptahelical transmembrane protein 2; its protein translation is MKRRVTVKRFISSLSDNTNMMSKGRIGKRLIKYEELPEYLKDNEYILDYYRCEWPLKDVICSVFSWHNETLNIWTHLVGFFIFVSLTIWSSLSKENVELLIVSLFARSYGFQEPIMTKANGSLVSMLMQETIVGEFLKPSIILINNSVPKWPWFVFLTGAMGCLICSSISHLFACHSKTFNLFFWRLDYAGISLMIVTSFFAPIFYAFNCHPFSRIFYLSAITTIGFLAIFTLLSPALSDPCYRSFRATLFLAMGFSGVIPATHAVYLHWEDPKILVALVYEVIMAVFYSIGAMFYVKRIPERWKPGAFDIAGHSHQIFHVFVVGGALAHAAATLVIMNLRQTSPSLCVGGATWM
- the LOC122591480 gene encoding protein ALP1-like, with protein sequence MDSDDSSRSSSGDTIDDYDERVHNVIIRAAELVRRIDCMHWPWEMCLAAWRGTYTSGHVGRPSLILEAVASNDLWIWNAYFGMQGSHNDINVFEASPILEEIINGSAPSASFWANGNHYEKGYYLADGIYPEYATFVKTFSDPIDEKRRHFKKKQESARKGIEWAFGVLKKRWKVLKHPALYWDTQAIQDVCYACIILHNMILEDENKAVCQDYNAQEPSLNPDYWRHLTPMEVRIQNLHAVKNRETHNMLTADLVDHLWANTPHDFEPPADPFADLRDFVSTDDDSD